Proteins from a genomic interval of Oncorhynchus clarkii lewisi isolate Uvic-CL-2024 chromosome 13, UVic_Ocla_1.0, whole genome shotgun sequence:
- the LOC139423835 gene encoding transcription factor Sp6-like — MAHPYEPWLRTAPPGGSSDEMNVPSWWDLHTGPGSWMDLQAGQGVGLQAVGQSSMGPQSSLGPYGSEPQLCTPAQLAQLAPASHSAHSHLFPQDGFKMEPLGGPELLQPESYSLEEPQEGAASVRPKPQRRSASRGSGQSVCRCPNCVHAEQMGQSTDDDRRKHMHNCHIPGCGKAYAKTSHLKAHLRWHSGDRPFVCNWLFCGKRFTRSDELQRHLQTHTGTKKFSCTMCPRVFMRNDHLAKHMRTHESPSGPGEERMYGEGGRMGKSFDTPSPQPSHATASDTEAPLKQPKCEKDPSGTGQSS; from the coding sequence ATGGCCCACCCCTATGAACCCTGGTTACGGACAGCACCCCCTGGTGGCAGCTCAGACGAGATGAACGTTCCCTCATGGTGGGACCTCCACACCGGGCCAGGGAGCTGGATGGACCTGCAGGCGGGCCAGGGTGTGGGCTTACAGGCAGTTGGTCAGAGCTCCATGGGACCGCAGTCCTCCCTGGGGCCTTACGGCTCCGAGCCCCAGCTGTGTACTCCTGCTCAGCTAGCCCAGCTGGCCCCAGCCTCACACTCAGCTCACTCTCACCTCTTCCCCCAGGATGGCTTCAAGATGGAGCCACTGGGAGGACCTGAGCTCCTGCAGCCGGAGTCGTACTCCCTGGAGGAGCCACAGGAGGGTGCCGCCTCGGTCCGGCCCAAGCCCCAGCGCCGCTCTGCCTCTAGGGGCTCGGGCCAGTCTGTCTGCCGGTGCCCCAACTGTGTCCACGCCGAGCAGATGGGCCAGAGCACTGACGACGACCGGAGGAAACACATGCACAACTGCCACATCCCGGGCTGCGGCAAGGCCTACGCCAAGACCTCCCACCTGAAGGCCCACCTGCGCTGGCACAGCGGGGACCGGCCCTTCGTCTGCAACTGGCTCTTCTGCGGCAAGCGCTTCACACGCTCCGACGAACTTCAGCGACACCTGCAGACGCACACCGGCACCAAGAAGTTCAGCTGCACCATGTGCCCCCGCGTGTTCATGCGCAACGACCACCTGGCCAAGCACATGCGCACACACGAGTCTCCCTCCGggccaggggaggagaggatgtaTGGAGAGGGGGGCAGGATGGGGAAGAGCTTTGACACACCTTCTCCTCAGCCCTCCCACGCCACTGCCTCTGACACAGAGGCACCCCTTAAGCAGCCAAAATGTGAGAAAGACCCCTCTGGGACAGGACAGTCCAGCTAA